From Mycobacterium colombiense CECT 3035:
TCGTGTCCACCCACAAGCCCCGCCGGTACGCCTCCGCCGCCTGCGTGGCATCGCGGGCGGTCCGGGCGGTCACCGCGACCTCATCTTTGGCGTCCTATTCGTCCACACGGCGCATGGTCATCGCGTACCGGAACCTGGACGACAGGTGGGTGTTGATCGTCACCTGGGCCACCTCGCCGTCGGAGGTCGTGTAGGTGCGCCGCATCTGCAGCGCCGCCGTGCCCGCCTCCACTCCGAGACCGTCGGCCAGCTCCGGGGACAGCAGGACGGCGGCGATCTCCTGGTGCAACTGGGCGACGCTCACGCCGAACAGGTCCTCGATCAACGGGAATATCGGGCCGGCGTGGCGTTGCAGCAGCCTGCCTACCGCCGCGAAACTCCGGTTGATGTAGTACTCCGTGCGGCACAGCGGGACCGACGCGTCGTCCGCTTGCCGGTAACCGCGCACCGACAGCCACTGGCTGCCCAGCTCGAGGCCGGTCCGGGCGGCGAGGTCGTGATCGATGGTCACCATCGCGTTGGATTCGATGGTCAGCTGCGCGCCGGACGCGAACGCCAGCAGGTCGTCGA
This genomic window contains:
- a CDS encoding GntR family transcriptional regulator, with the translated sequence MSQAITGDHRYLQIARTLRKEIVDGVYPVGSQLPTEHQLCERFAVSRYTIREALRRLREDNLVASRPRAGTRVVPRPASSSYAQDAMSIDDLLAFASGAQLTIESNAMVTIDHDLAARTGLELGSQWLSVRGYRQADDASVPLCRTEYYINRSFAAVGRLLQRHAGPIFPLIEDLFGVSVAQLHQEIAAVLLSPELADGLGVEAGTAALQMRRTYTTSDGEVAQVTINTHLSSRFRYAMTMRRVDE